One Brachyspira pilosicoli P43/6/78 genomic window carries:
- a CDS encoding GNAT family N-acetyltransferase — MIDKDLINKKKKKFKIRYLTLKDLDDFNNLLRYAFQVSNNELITLGYEVDEIKQAKSAVLSKAKVLGWFDGQKLASQIAVYPMKMNIHGVIYKMAGVTGVATYPEYSNLGLMNDLMIKSIENMKKEGQTISVLYPYSIPFYRRKGWEIISDKMSFTIKDTQLPKTMTSKGRVERVSTDSDDLKELYNKFSYARHGALIRGDLEWEEYWRWEVDDTIVALYYNDKNEAEGYLVYVIENDVFHIKEMVYINFEARLGLWNYISAHFSMVDEVKGYNYTNEPIAFLLEDSEIKETIRPYIMARITDVKGFINNYPFLRKPKNKKINLIIKDDMAKWNNASFMIYWNEDKQTVCKRISKEYKRNSKDRYIIKMDIKTLTTMLMSYKSPSYLYKIGRIEATANAIKLLESIIPKEQVYFSDYF; from the coding sequence ATGATTGATAAAGATTTAATAAATAAGAAAAAAAAGAAATTCAAAATTAGATATTTAACTCTCAAAGATTTAGATGATTTCAATAATTTATTAAGATACGCTTTTCAAGTGAGCAATAATGAACTTATTACTTTAGGTTATGAGGTTGATGAAATAAAGCAGGCAAAATCTGCAGTATTAAGCAAGGCAAAAGTTTTAGGCTGGTTTGACGGACAAAAACTCGCTTCTCAAATAGCAGTATACCCTATGAAAATGAATATACACGGCGTTATTTACAAAATGGCAGGCGTTACAGGAGTAGCTACATATCCGGAATATTCTAATCTTGGACTTATGAATGATTTGATGATAAAAAGTATTGAAAACATGAAAAAAGAGGGGCAGACTATATCTGTATTATATCCCTACTCTATTCCTTTCTACAGAAGAAAAGGGTGGGAGATAATATCCGACAAAATGAGTTTTACTATAAAAGATACTCAGCTTCCTAAAACTATGACTAGTAAAGGGAGAGTGGAGAGAGTTTCTACAGACAGCGATGATTTGAAAGAGCTTTATAATAAATTTTCTTATGCTAGGCATGGTGCTTTAATTCGCGGCGATTTGGAGTGGGAAGAGTATTGGAGATGGGAAGTTGATGACACTATAGTTGCTCTATATTATAATGACAAAAATGAAGCTGAAGGATATTTGGTTTATGTTATTGAAAATGATGTGTTTCATATAAAAGAGATGGTTTATATTAATTTTGAGGCTAGGCTTGGACTTTGGAATTATATATCTGCACATTTCTCTATGGTTGATGAAGTTAAAGGATACAATTATACAAATGAGCCTATAGCTTTCCTTCTTGAAGACAGCGAAATAAAAGAGACTATAAGACCATATATTATGGCGAGGATTACTGATGTTAAAGGGTTTATTAATAATTATCCTTTCTTGAGAAAACCAAAAAATAAAAAAATTAATTTAATAATAAAAGATGATATGGCTAAGTGGAATAATGCGAGCTTTATGATTTATTGGAATGAAGATAAACAAACTGTATGCAAAAGAATTTCAAAAGAATATAAAAGAAACTCTAAAGATAGATATATTATAAAAATGGATATTAAAACTTTAACTACTATGCTTATGAGTTATAAAAGTCCTTCATATCTTTACAAAATTGGAAGAATAGAAGCAACAGCTAATGCTATTAAATTATTAGAAAGCATCATACCTAAAGAACAAGTTTATTTCTCTGATTATTTTTAA